Below is a window of Paenibacillus bovis DNA.
AGCGTCATACCCGGTATTTGCTGAATCATAGACATTATTTTTTTGATAATTAAGTTAGTTTAATACTTATCGGCACAAACACATATTACCTGAGCGCTATAGCTATACTTTCTGTCCAAATAAAAAAGTCATTCCACAAACGATGAATCCTGCTTATATCGTTTGCAGAATGACAATGTCATTAGCAATTTATTTAGTTATCGGCTATTACCCGACTTAATTTTATACAAACTAATAAAATAGCGACAAATTTCGTCAAAATCAGTCAACCGTTTAGAAACGCTGCTTTAGTTTATCGAACTGCTCACGTACCCGATCGCGGATATCTTCTGCCTTGTCCTTGAATTCTTCCAGGCGCTGGCTTCGCATGCGCTCCCGGGCTTCTTTCTCAAGTTCGCGCTCTACCTCACGTGCCTGATCAACTTCGGCGCTGACTTCATTGACATCCCTCCGCATCATAAATTCGGGGTCCAGCGGATTCAGCACCTGATTGAGTCCATTCATATTCTCTTCCTGTACAATCGCGATCAGAGCCAGCTGTCCTTCATCCAGCTGCCGAACGGTCGCTTGAATCATGCCTACATCGTCGGACAGCTTGTCTGCTGCCATGGAAGCTCCGATCATGGAGCCAATACTGCCGCCCAGCAGCACGCCCAGAGGCCCGCCGAGTATGCCGATGAGCGAACCGAGCAGACCTCCGGTGATCCACTTGCCGGCTACCGCTCCATCTGCGCTGAATCCGTCTTTGAACTGTACCTGCCCGCCTTCTTTTTTGACAATTGCCGCTTCCAGTACCGTAAATTGTTCACTAAGCCGCAAATTCTTGAGTTCGGATAGCGCCTGATACGTTTTACTTTCTTCTTTGAATACGACCGTCATTACATTTTCCATCATGCACCTGCTTTCTTTGTCAGAAGATTGGATGACCAGAAGATTATATGTGTTCTATGTATATTACCCGTTTGCAGGTGCGCAAATAATCGGTTAGGTGAAGAAGATGTGATTATTGCGAAGGTAGCTAAGTATATGTATGTTATTAAGCATTTATAAGAGTGACTTTTGTTGGAGAATGAAATGAGCATAACTAAAAAAGCTGATCCATTAATCGGTCGAGTCAGCTTTTTGATTACGCTCCATGAGTAGAGACCATTCTTTTAATACTTTAAGTAATTCCGGATATTCGGTGAACTCACTTTTCTTGTTGATCTGATTAGCGATAGCGAGACATTTGGACATGTATTCGATACCTTTGGAGTAATTTGCCTGGCGGAAATGGTATACGGCGAGCTGGCGATATAGCTTTTCCATCATATCCATTGTGTTGGCATTATCGTAATAATTATCTTTTAAATGGGCATCGCTTTCGATATATTCGAGATGCTGCAATAACGTTGCATATACATCATCAAGAGAAAAGTCATGCTTGTTAGCTGCTTGCAGAACAGTAACCATGCCCGGCAAAATTTCATGAGGATGCTGTTCGAGAAATTGCAGGTATTCTGGAAGCCTGGATATATTCCCCATTAAAACATGTAAATTCAATTCATTTGCTCTAGCATAAATATGAATTCTATTCATTTCTTCTTTCCCTACTTCATCAAAGCTTTCGAACCATGTAAGGTCTTTGTAATATTTAATATAAGTTAATGCTTTTTCATATTCCCCTTGCTCTTCCCAAGCTGTACCATTAATCATATATCCATGCGCATAATATACTATAAGAGAACGTTTGGTTTTTAAATAAGGCTCTCCATTTTTCTTGATCTTCATATGCAATTGCTCACTATAAACCTTAAATGCCAGTTCTCGCATTTCTTCACAATATTTACAAATTTTTCTCCAATTACGATGAATGAAATAAATACTGATACATTTTAATAATGCATCTAATCTATAACCAATTTCTAATTCTTTATAGTAAGCTTCCAATCGGATTGCAGCACGGAGTCTGGCTTCTACATCATTATCATCAGTAGTAAGAAAGAAAATACGATAATGGCTAATTATATTACGTTCACTATGACGATTTTTTTCATTTTTAATGACAGTTTCATAAAATAAAATCAACTCTTGGCGCTGACCTTCTGTATACCAATGTTCGGCTAAATTAAATATATGCGATACTTGAGATTCATCTTCTATAAGCGAATTTAGTATTTTTTCTACTTTTTTAGAAAAGTTTAATTGAATACATCTATGTAATAGAGGCTTCAATTTTTTCCAGTGAGGTGTATGATCCTGGAAGTATTCCTCAATATAATGATCATAAAACCATCCTTCGGGATAGCCTAAAGCTTGAGTAATTTTATCTAGATGATCAATAGAAGGTAATTTGGAAGCATCTTTTCCTAACACAACACTTAAAGTTCCGCGATTGATACCGGTTAGTTGGCTGATTTTATTTAAATTAAGATCTTTGCTATTTAATTCGTTAGTGATCACAGTATGGAAATAGAACTTTCTCATAATATAAATTCTCCAGATCTAATAAACAATTTCACTGCGTTATCCAAATATAATATAAAAAAAGCATCAAAACCTAAGTTTTGATGCTTTTTTTATTTAGCCGCCTGCGCCATGACCTAATGTAGTAGCCCCTGTATTAAGGATATCCAATAGTATCGGACTCAAAATTAACAAACTAACCATTTGAGGAGTCAATAATCTTGCTAATATACGCTTCTTCAATTCTTAACACCTCTTTCATAAATTGATGGTACTTCTCTAATTGGAAGTCGGTTGCGTACCGTCTGTATAATTCAAACAGTGAGACGCAAGATATTAAATCTTTTTTGCTATTAGCTCTTACACTTAAGGATATACATTTAATAATATTATCTATAGCTTTATTATAGCTATGCTCTTTAAAGAAATAAATAGCCAGTTTTTTATATAAACTTATATACCTTTCCATACTCATATCACTTTGGTAATAACCATTTTTTGTTTGAAGATCTTGTTCCATTTTCACTACTTCACCTAAAAATTCTTCAATAATACAATCAATTGCAAAATCATATTTGTTTGCTGCATCTATAACAAATAGTAAACCTGGTAGCATTTCATTAACATCATTTCTGAGTAATTCTAAGTATTCAGAAAGACTTTCTTTATTTCCACTCAAAAGATTTATGGCCAGAAAATTAGCTCTGGCGAAACTTGATAATTTATTCACTTCTTTTTTGCCATCTTCGTATAGACCTTCAAACCAACTTAAATCTTCATATTTTTGAATGTATTTTAAAGCTTCATTATAACGTTCTTGTAAGAATAGAGCATTACCTTTCATAAGATAACCTTGTCCATAATATACAACAAGATGACGCTCTGTTTTTAAGCCTTTCTCATCCTCTATATCATTGCTTATATGAAGCCTATTCTCATAAACATAGCTTGATAATTCCCGTAACTCATCTGCAAAAAATTCTGCCTTTTCCCACATATGTTGATTGTAATAAACATTTATAAGCTTCAATAAACCATCCAATCGAAAACCCACAGGCAATTCATGCCGATACGGTTCAAAGGTGATCGCTGCACGAAGATTGTTTTCAAAGTTCTCGCTTTGGCTCAGACGGAAGATGCGATAATGGCTAATAGCCAGACGTTCCGCATGACGGTATTTCTCGTTTACAGTAACATAACGATAGAAAGGTAGCAGTACCTGCCGATAGCCTTCTTCATACCATTCTTCGGCAGCATCAAATACAGCGGCCGTCTGGCTGCAATCTTCCATCAGGCGATGAAGTGCCTTGTCGATGAGTTCTTCTTTGTCCAACTGAATACAGCGGTACAGGAAATTCTTGAGTCGCCGCCAGTGAGGGACTTCCCGGTCAAAGCACTCTTCCAGGTATAGTTCATACAGCCATCCTTGCTCATAGCCTAGCGCTTCGGCGATCTTGTCCATCTGGGGAATAGAAGGCAGCTTGGAAGGGTTTCCATTAAGAATTAGGCTGAGTGTTCCCCGATTCATGCCGGATACCTGGCTAAAGCGGCTTAGATTATATCCTTTTTGCTGGAGTTCCTGCTCTACAATGGAACGAATATTAAGCGTGTTCTGCATATTCCGTCTCTCCTTACTTCACCTGGTAAATATACTACCACAACTGTATATTTCAACGCACTTATTTTATATTATTAAAATTTTAGGAATCATCTATTTGTGACTGTATTACCTGCAATCTGATTATTAAGTTATCTGTTTATTTGTTATTTTTTGGCTTTCTCTATGTTCTGCATTTCTTTGAAATCATAAGTATACATTCCATTATTACCATATAGTGTAATACATGTTGCCTTCGATAAGGATTCTGATTTTAAGGCAACATCATATAAAGAAACCTCGAAGCACCAAAGGAACTTCGAGATTTCGAGGATTACATTTTTAATTTGCTGCTATCGTAAATGCAGGCATTCCGAT
It encodes the following:
- a CDS encoding DUF1269 domain-containing protein, whose product is MMENVMTVVFKEESKTYQALSELKNLRLSEQFTVLEAAIVKKEGGQVQFKDGFSADGAVAGKWITGGLLGSLIGILGGPLGVLLGGSIGSMIGASMAADKLSDDVGMIQATVRQLDEGQLALIAIVQEENMNGLNQVLNPLDPEFMMRRDVNEVSAEVDQAREVERELEKEARERMRSQRLEEFKDKAEDIRDRVREQFDKLKQRF
- a CDS encoding helix-turn-helix domain-containing protein produces the protein MRKFYFHTVITNELNSKDLNLNKISQLTGINRGTLSVVLGKDASKLPSIDHLDKITQALGYPEGWFYDHYIEEYFQDHTPHWKKLKPLLHRCIQLNFSKKVEKILNSLIEDESQVSHIFNLAEHWYTEGQRQELILFYETVIKNEKNRHSERNIISHYRIFFLTTDDNDVEARLRAAIRLEAYYKELEIGYRLDALLKCISIYFIHRNWRKICKYCEEMRELAFKVYSEQLHMKIKKNGEPYLKTKRSLIVYYAHGYMINGTAWEEQGEYEKALTYIKYYKDLTWFESFDEVGKEEMNRIHIYARANELNLHVLMGNISRLPEYLQFLEQHPHEILPGMVTVLQAANKHDFSLDDVYATLLQHLEYIESDAHLKDNYYDNANTMDMMEKLYRQLAVYHFRQANYSKGIEYMSKCLAIANQINKKSEFTEYPELLKVLKEWSLLMERNQKADSTD
- a CDS encoding helix-turn-helix domain-containing protein, with amino-acid sequence MQNTLNIRSIVEQELQQKGYNLSRFSQVSGMNRGTLSLILNGNPSKLPSIPQMDKIAEALGYEQGWLYELYLEECFDREVPHWRRLKNFLYRCIQLDKEELIDKALHRLMEDCSQTAAVFDAAEEWYEEGYRQVLLPFYRYVTVNEKYRHAERLAISHYRIFRLSQSENFENNLRAAITFEPYRHELPVGFRLDGLLKLINVYYNQHMWEKAEFFADELRELSSYVYENRLHISNDIEDEKGLKTERHLVVYYGQGYLMKGNALFLQERYNEALKYIQKYEDLSWFEGLYEDGKKEVNKLSSFARANFLAINLLSGNKESLSEYLELLRNDVNEMLPGLLFVIDAANKYDFAIDCIIEEFLGEVVKMEQDLQTKNGYYQSDMSMERYISLYKKLAIYFFKEHSYNKAIDNIIKCISLSVRANSKKDLISCVSLFELYRRYATDFQLEKYHQFMKEVLRIEEAYISKIIDSSNG